The following nucleotide sequence is from Zea mays cultivar B73 chromosome 1, Zm-B73-REFERENCE-NAM-5.0, whole genome shotgun sequence.
AATGGAGGAACAAGCGCACGCATTCTGGCTGGCCACACCCGCAGGCCGCAGAGCAGGGGGGTCACAACAAGCTGAAGGTCTAACCGCGGAGCCGGCGGACTGGGGCGGCGGagacgcggcggcggcggggcggAGGTCGCGGCGGAGTAGCGTGGCCGGGCGACGAGGAAGCAAtcggccgcggccgcggccgcgaCGGGCGAGGAGCGGAGGAGTGGGTGAGCGGCGCGGGACGCAGAGGCCGGCCATCTGACCGGACGAGGCGGAGGCGGCGAGCATCGCGCCTGTGCCGGCGATCCAGAGGCTCATCTCGTTTGCCTCGCTCGCTCGGCTCGAGTATATAGGGAGCCGGGACCGGTAGAGAGCGACGACGCCCGGCATTGGTGAGGGACAGGACAGGTGAGCTGAGGTGGCCGTGTCGCGTCGGGCGGCCTCGTGGCCTTCGCCAGGACGTGGTGGTCGCATCGAGGCGGAGCGGCCGCGACGGGCCCACCAGACTCTGCGTCATCTCTCATCTTCTGCGCCGCATGCTTCTGTTGACAATCCGTGTGCGCGGCTGCCATTTCTGAACAGTTCTTGGACGGTTAATCTATTTTAGTTAGCAATTTAGCATCTGTTAGTCAAGCTCGAAGTCTAGTCTAGTGGTCGAAGAAAGGACAAACCAGGCGACCATGTTATTGTTTAATTAGATTAAATTATTAGATTTGTGTATCTTAGGCCACGGAGGGTATTTTATGGTTTTCTTTTTCTAAGCctttgtttgaatgcactagaattTATGGTTAGCTATTAAAATTAGTTAGACATGTTTATATATCATTAGCTAATAgtccaactaactattagctacaCTCTCACTTGCCCATTAGTTTATTAACTGATTTAACCTAGCTAAAAtcagctaatagttagttagcaTTAGCAATTTTTTAACCAACCAACTATTAGCTCTAATACATTTAAACAGATCCTAAATTGTTTCTTTTTTTGATAAATCATGGCAAACGATTGGTCACTTAAAAGCTTAGCAATTATTTGAGTTTGACAAATACTTAAGTGGATAAAATAAATATTTAATTAGGACAAACTATAGATTAAATTAAAAAATAGTGTATAATCATGTAGTAGTGCCTAAATAGGATAAACAATAGTTTATCCATATAATTTGGAACGCGTTAGAGTATCTAATACTACATTATTTAAAGTATTTAGGACATAAAAAATTAAGCCCCAACAGTTAAGTCCTAAATTATGAATTTTAGAGGTGAATTATATTATTAGGAAAGAAAATATTAAGAACGATACATTAAACAAGAATAGAGCTAAGTTTAAAAATACTACAATTTTGGAAACTTAGATCCAGACCTAAGTTTAGAACATCTTAAAACAAGAATCTAGCTGTTGGGAGAATCTAAGTATAGCGGGTTATGTACGAGGGAAGATGAAAGGATCCATACTCTATAGGGTTTAGGATCTTAAAAGTGACGAATTCTTATTGCGGCAATTTATCTGATTCTGTGTTCATGTTGATTTTAAATGATTTTCATCAAAACGATTTTTATAAGGGTTAGTTTGGAAACTCCATTTTTTCAATAAATTTCTATTTTTTACAAAAATATATATTTTTCTATATAAAATAGAAATTTCTTGAAAAAATAaagtttccaaactaactctaaaATAGACTAAAAAGTTATACATTTGAGTTTTGGCGTCTAGAAAACGAAAAAAAAAAGCCGGAACGGGGCACCCAAGCCATGGTTCGGAACGTGACTTAAACTGTATAACCTTTGTGTAAAATATGTACGTCAAATTTTATCAACCTCTTATAAAATATgataaataatataattaacTTTATCTCGTTCTATTGATATTCTCTAAACTTTAATTGCAGCGTTTGACTCTTTTGGAGAAGCAACTGCCTCACCTTCACGCCAATAGTACGAATGATGGGACCATAAAAGTATTGCTCCAAGCCTCTCCAACAATACAGATAATAGGTCCATTGGGTACGTTTCACATTCCAAGCTCAAGATTTCTGAGTCATTGCAGCGAAAACAATGAGCAACCGAGAATTCGACGATAAAGAAAAAAATGCTCCGAGTCAGGGATTCATCTACAAGGCTACAACAGTCAGATACCAATCAAAATCAACAGGTACAACTTCACCAGCGACTGATTCAAAGTTTTGTTTGTGCTGAAGTACAATGGCCGGGGTTTATTGTGATCTATAATAGAACATCCAATGAAAAAGAAGTCATGCATATTTCTCGGCAAGCAAACAGGTGTAGTGTACACAACCCATGGCCTTGGGAGCACCTACTTTTTAACCATTGCACAATGTTGGTGCCAGTGCCACAAAAAAAAACAAGCATTATGCCACATCAATTTAACTTAACTATCTATCGAATCAGGACATTCTGAATGTGTAGAGCTAGTTGGTATCAGCTGAGTTTCATGTTCTTCAACAAGCTGCTGATAAGGGGCGCCTTTGATGGAGCCTGCTGCTTGTAATTATTCAGCAGTACTTCTGCAGCCAATCTCTGCAGCTCCGAGCCCTCTTCCTCTTTATTCCTTCCTTTGGTCAACTGATTGATTGCCGAAGTACACTGGGTGTTTAAGGTATGCGTGAGAATCACCAATGGGTAACACAGAAAGAATCAACTAAGACTTCAAGCCTTTCCTACACTAGCATGGCCTTACCAGACATACACCAAAGAGGGCTCTTGTATTCTTGCCTCCAGTCAACTGGATTGTTGATGCATAGTACTTCTTAGCTGTCTGAAGATTTTCCAAGCCACCCATAGTGTACAGAACCTTCATATCAAAAAGTATGTATGCTCAGCAATCACTATGATAAGAGTTTTAAAAAATCGGCAGAATCACATGCAGGTGCGGTACAAAACCAATTAGGCTTCCCACTGAACCAAGATACGCCAATGGTTTGTTAAGCAGAATGTTGAGTGTAAATGAGTAATGTGGGGCAGTGGGATTGACTTTAAATTCCAAGACAGAGACAAGACAAACAAACTGTGAAATACAACTAAGCATGTCAAATAATTACTAGTTGAGATTAACCGTATGCCTTGCAGGTACATCAGCAAAACATGTAGCTGGTGGAACTAAGTTCAGTAGTTAAGACTAAATTCTATGCCTCACAGTTGTTACAAAGATGAAAGATCACCGTATCTAATGAAAACTACAGTCCATATCTAGAGGAAGTCACTGTGAAACATAATAACATGAAACAAATAGATAGATTATATCAAATCCTTCTTTTATTTCAACAGATCATTATTTACTAAATTATAATTATCTTGAATAAACCAATCCTCCATCCAGACCATTATGAACATCATAAATAACTTGGCATTCTTTATTTGATTTTGGATGTTTCAAATCATGTTGCGATGTTAAGACCTTTGCTCGAAAGCATAATTGCAGAATCCTTTTTCCATTCTTTCTTGAGCCTTTGAGTTGTTCAGATTACCTCAGCATAGGCTATATGATAGAGTGGAATAGTTGGTTGGGATAATATTAGCTCCTCATAACAAAAGGCAGCTTGCTTGTACCTGATAAGATATGGGAACAATTTAGTTTTGTGGCATCCATATCTAGCAGGTTACGTAGAGTGAATTGATATCAAACACCTTACAtttgtaaggaaacatatgtttcaGCAAGTTCTCTCCAGGCATCATGATCTGCCATAAATCTAATAAAAGAAAAAAAGTTGATGTGTTATACCAAAAGGAAATTGCAGATAACTACACCTTGCTCCTAAAACAAAGTGGATGCAAATACTTACAATTCCAGATACTTATTGAGATAACCAATTGCTAGCGACATATTGCCTTGTGCTTTTGCAATAGCAATTTTCCTCTTGTGGACAATCTGTCAACACAGAAAGCATTCACTATAATGTTAAACGGCACCATATAAGGTTCAAAAAACTTTGAACCTTACAATTTGATTGCCTCAACAGGCAGAGGAGATTGGCAGATTGCACTGCTACTGCAAACCAATTCTGCAAAACAATTTTGGATTGCTTTGGTTCAGCCATGGGATTGGTCTCTAATTTGTAGAAAAGTTTCGTTATTCCAATCAGATGTAATGATCAGGCGGTGCAGATGGGCTGCAATATTCTTCAGTGCACTTCTTCCACTTTTCCGTGCACTTATTTGGGGCTGCCAATTTCAGACACGAAGCTCAGAAAATCTGATCTCATGGTTTGGGTTGACAAAGTTGCGGACCGACTTCCTAATTGGAAGGCTCGGTTGCTTAGTCTTGCTGGCAGGACAGCTATGGTGCGCTTTGTGCTTTCAGCCATCCCGGTCTATCTTCTCATTGCTATGAAAATCCCCAAGTGGGTGATCAATTCCATAGACAAGATTCGGAGAGGATTTATTTGGAGAGGAAGAAAGGAGGTAAATGGTGGTAGTTGCCTTGTTTCGTGGGACATTGTCACAAGGCCTTTATATCTCGGTGGGCTCGGGATTTCTAATCTGTTGTACCAAAGTTGGGCGCTGCAAGCTAAATGGTTATGGTTGCAAAAAACAGATCCTAACAAACCATGGTCTGGTCTGGAATTTCCTATTCAGCAGCATGTCAAGAGCTTCTTTTCTGCCTCAATTGTTACCATGGTTGGCAATGGGTGTAATACTCTATTTTGGACAGATCGGTGGGTGGATGGGTCTCGTATCCAGGATTTTGCCCCTGCCGTGGTGGCTAATGTTGGAAAAAGGGCCCTTTCTTCCAGGACAGTGGCCCATGCTCTTGAGAACTGGCAGTGGGTCAGCGACATTGTGACCCCTCTTAATTTGTCTGGGCTGCAGCAATATTTGAACCTTTGGGACACATTGAGGGGAGTGGTGCTGACTCAGGAGGCTGATAGACATGTGTGGATTCATTCTTCCTCTGGACAGTTCTCTTCTAAATCATGTTATAAGGCTTTTTTTCTTGGGTTCGATTACTTTTGAACCGTGGAAGAGGCTGTGGAAGTCCTGGGCTCCACCCAAATGCAAATTTTTTATTTGGTTGGCAATAAGGAATAAATGTTGGACAGCTGATAGACTGCAGAAAAGAGGGTTAGATCATCCTGAGGTCTGTCCGTTGTGTGATCAAGAGCCGGAAAATATCCAACACCTCCTTTGCACTTGCGTTTTTTCGCGGCAGTTTTGGTATTACATTCTTTCTTCGTTGGGGATGGCTAATCTTTCTCCTGACTCTAATGAGTCCACTTTTGCTGACTGGTGGGCGAAAGTAAGTAAGCAAGTGCACAAATCCAAAAGAAGAGGCTTTAACAGTATCATCATCTTGGGGGCTTGGTGTTTATGGCTTCATCGTAATAAGGTGGTTTTTGATGGCGTCAGTCCTTCAATTATTGGCATAAAGGCAATTTTTTTGGATGAAGTTGAATTCTGGAGGCTTGCCGGTGCTAGGCATCTTGAGGCTTTGGTTCCCGGTGCTGGAATTTTTAGGTCAAGGGTTCTTTTGGGTGATTAATGAAGAGCAGGTGTGTGTggtctgctggcactttttgctgTTCGGTCTCCTATTGCGTGCTGTTGTTTCCAGGCGCATTTATGGAGGCTGCAGTTTTGTGCGCAGCAGAAGTTGGTGGTTTTGTGTTTTGTGTTTTGCCTATTTTGGCATTGTACTTTGGTCCATTTTGGACTGTTTTCTTCTCTTAATTtaatgatgcgcagctctcctgcgcgtttaagaaaaaaaaaagaatcaTCATCAGAATCACAATATGGCATACCTGGTCAAATGGATTGATTTCCAGGATTTGCGTGTAAGCTCTTTCAGCTTCAGCCCATTCACTTTTCGCTTCAAACAGAAGAGCTTCTAGCCGGGCTACATTGCAGGGCACAACCAGTTTAGCATATACAGAGAGGTGACCATCGTAACAGCACCATAGGACTCAGAAGCCAAGTCTTCCATACGTAAAAATAAAAAATCAGGAATTTGAATATTAGATGTATACATTTACTTTTTTAAATGGATGCAAGAACTCAATCATTAGGTCACATCACTAACGATGTCGAACTAAAAAAACTGGACTGGCAGGGGGGGCACGGCTTTGCACCAAGAAAGAAATCCAGGCAAACCAGCCTAGATATAGGGCCATACTGTAACCTGGGATGACCACGACCTACTGGGCTGGCGACCACTGCAGCTACCCACTGGTAGGAGGGCTCAAACCAAGCACAGGTGCCACAGGCCGGTGCCCTCCCGCtgtttttttttggggggggggggggcagctaGGTGCCTAGGTTCTTTTTGCTGCCACCAGGCTTTGAACCCTGATTTGTGTCTCCCTCAACTGGGGAGCTTACCATTACACTACAATCGTGATGGCAATCTTGAACTATCCAATTGCTTTTCCTTACCATGTTCTTAATTTAAACATCAACACTTTGCCTTTATACATCAATATGGACAAATTGTTACGTTACTTAGCACTTAACTTCAAAAAAATCACACTTACACCTTCACTGAGTTTAGTTTAGAATATAAAGTAAGGTAAGGGCCACCAACCAAAGTACCAGCATGGCAGCATAACCCG
It contains:
- the LOC100279572 gene encoding tetratricopeptide repeat protein KIAA0103, which encodes MAAAVAAVAAATTAEDEARLLRLEEQAEHGGGGAWDYLCLARRLRARRPAHVLRVGLALLNNASARSGLASEQWTLYEQVATAAMDCQRLDVAKDCIGVLSKQFPGSTRVARLEALLFEAKSEWAEAERAYTQILEINPFDQIVHKRKIAIAKAQGNMSLAIGYLNKYLELFMADHDAWRELAETYVSLQMYKQAAFCYEELILSQPTIPLYHIAYAEVLYTMGGLENLQTAKKYYASTIQLTGGKNTRALFGVCLCTSAINQLTKGRNKEEEGSELQRLAAEVLLNNYKQQAPSKAPLISSLLKNMKLS